The Humulus lupulus chromosome 7, drHumLupu1.1, whole genome shotgun sequence region GATGTCAAGTTTAAATGTGGGAATTACATCTCTTATGACTTTTTTtccaatttaattatttttatgagaGTTTTTATTTGCTGATGTTTCTATAGTATATTTTTTAAGTTTTCAAATAGATGATTTTCAGATTCTCATATAAATGTATAACTGAACAACTAAGCTATAATATTTTACATAATTAAGTTATAAAATCTAAAACTTGATTATTTAAAATACCatacattatatttttttaaaactttaattTAAGAAAATTAGTAATATGTTAAAGGAGGATGATATATGCACCCCAATAATGTATATAGGTaccatttatatataaaaaattaatatgttcttaacatttttctcattttttatatattctttaatttttaacttttttttgcGTTAATttcaatcattttattttatctCGTTTtcataatttattaaaaaataaaatatcatttaaaaaaaagaTTTTACTTTAATTCAtacatttattttgttttaattatttgTCTAAATATttcaattatattttatttacatatattgaagaaaaaatttaaaacaatgagcataagtttttttatattttaattctTAATAAAAATAGGGTGTTTAAATCAAATTTCCAATGGtaaaaccattttttttatatatataaattggttTTTTAAAAACCATATTTATAAAAATCTCTTAAATTTTCCATccgattttttaaaaaaataataataacaattattaatgattaaaaataaaatgatgTTAAGTTATATATTCAAAAAGTGAGATAGATCAAAGGAGTGATTTTTATTCGAAAAAATAGCATAAAGTAAATGCAAGTGCACCAAATACTCTGTAAGTATCGTACTTTTTGTGTTTTGTATTTTGACAATATTAAGATTCATTTGTTATTTTGTCAGTTGCATCTGTATTTTGTATTTTGACAATATTATaattcatttgttattttgccAGTTGTATCTAGAAATTTTGGTGTTGTCGTCTTCTTGTTGCTTACGTGGCATGAATTAAAATGTCTGttttggttttgggattggtGTTGTGTTTAATTTTTCTAACGATTTTCTGTTAGAATGGTTCTTATTTAGTTGATACAGTTAGTACTCAGTTTTTCAGAAACTGAGCTCTACtagatttttgttttttttgacaGGTTGAAGAACTCTGAGCTTTGAAAGATGTTCATTAATGGCAGACAACAGTGTTCTTCAGGTGGAGTATCGAATGAAATAAAGATCTGCAAAAAGTTCAAATGTGAAGACTTGAAGATATCAATCTAAGAAATTTTGCAAGGGATACAAGTATAAAAAATTTTCTTATTGTCAATGTAAAATCAAAAATACTTTGTAAAACTTGCGTTTTCGAGATCTTAGTATTAGTCATTACTGTATGTAGTGGTGACCCTTGTAAAATTGCTTTGTGTGATTCTTTTACATGCTCTTTATGCTTTCATTAAATCTTAAACTTGCTAATTCAATAAGTTCAATACTTAGATAGCAAatcaccttcatcatcatcatcatcatattttATAGTAACTAGTAATGAAATCAGTAGAAACTTTCCTTATATGAGAGCTGTTATACAAATACAGACAGTATCATGAGAAGAAGTAGTATGATCCTTGCCACTGAATTTCAGATATCCAAGGATAATACTCCTTCAAACtctaaaaattatatttacaaTCTTCTAATTAAtttctactctctctctctctctcctttttctttttttaataaaaattttggGTTTTCTTTTATTGGTTGTACTGTGTTGTGTACTAATACATCGACTGACTAAATAAACTGCAACTCTGCAAGATCATCCATTGGTATTTCCAGACCAATGGAGTCATGGTCCATCAACCCATCTTCTTCAAAGTTCAACCATGTACTCAGATCTTGATTTCCGCCGAGGTCGCGGGAGACCTCTAGCTCTTCCATCGGATCTATTTCATTCAACTGTAAATTAGGAAAAACCGCGGGTTCCACTGGATCTTTCGATGTATTTCTGGGCAATGTCGATTCGTTTTTTCTATTGCCATTGATCATCGACTGACTTGATCCACCGGAAGGGTCTGTTGATTCCATGAACCTGCCGTTTTGAGTATTATTCTTTTGCTTcaactttgtttttgttttgcgcTCGGTTTGGGAGCTGTCCAAAGACGAGCGCCCGCCTCCAGACAGAGAACTGGTTCTTAAGTTATCTCGAtcgcttctctttccctttacctcgGGAATAGTGCAGTCGAAAGCTGAAGTCACCCTCGAAGAAGCACTTCCAACAACGTCGTCGATCAGGGCTTCCCTCTTCTTCACTCTGTTGGGAGTGAAGCCGTGGTTGTAAGAAGCTCGCTCGGAGGAGTGGATACCGGTTGGAAGACCCTCTGATGAACCTCTATCAAGATTATCACTATGGGATTCATGTCTTTCGAACGCACAAGAAACCCCACCTGTAACAGTGAGCAGGAACAATTAGCACAAATCGAAAAGCCATGAATCCCAAACAAGAGAGTTCTTCTAGGACGCAAAAGATTTCATGTAATGGTCAAACCGAACATACCTGCTCCTCTAGCTTCCGGTTGATACGAAACTTCATTGCACGTGTTGCTAGCAGTTCCTGATCCAATGCATTCGACAGATTTCGTATCGTTGTTGGACAAAGGTGAAGAAAACAATACACCCTGAAGTGCAGGATCACTAAAGCAACTTTTGCCATGTTCCTCAAAATTCAGACATCGGTTAAGTGTACGTTTGACAAAAGCTGATGCAACTTGTTTCGGAACTTTGCGGACAGCGCCCTTTGAAGCATTATTACCACGGAACGCCTGAATATCAATTTGGAAAGAATTACAATAACGCCAAAAACATCAGAATTTCTAACTTAAAATGCAGTGCTCTTATCCCAAAGGGTACATCAAGGGAAGAACCAGAATTATAACAAAGTTATCGAGGCAAGACACTACTTTGTTATTGTTTCCAACTAAGGCACAGATATTAGATACAAGATGGTCAATATGCCTACAAAAATGGTTGTCTCTTGCAAATTTCTAAACATAAAATCGGATGCCGGTATAGACCCAAAAGACTTGTGTTTTGTAATGGTGTGCACTAAGGAATCAGTCTAACAACTGAACATTATCAAAATCAAACCTCACCACAGACTGATCTCACACACAGCTAGAGTAAGCATCACATAACATAAACAAAATGAAATGAGATGATAGCAACCAAGTAGAGGAATAAAGTAATTACCGTTCGTTTTCTGTAGGCCATTTCAATCAGTTTGTCCATTGCTACTTGTTCAATTTTCCTGCATATGATACAATCATGTTACTGCAGTTTGAAAACAGAATAAAAAAATTGATGGCACCATAATGCAGAGGCAGAAAAGAACATGTATGATAGAAAAAAATGCACGTAATGAACAAAAGAATCAGTGGCAATATTAGGGGTTAAAATAACATCAAAAGCATTGTATATCCTACCGTCTTTCCACATCTCTCCCTTTCTGAACAGCTTTATCAATTATCCCCATATTTCTCTTCTTTCTAGCAACCTATCAGTCAACATAAGACAGTATACGATCAGTGACGTAATGCTAAACAAGCAAgacaaaagaatgaaaaaaaagCAGTCAATCAAGAGGTACAAAGGTTGGAAAACACTAGTCATCAGACTAAAGTAAGATATCATAAATTATAAAGTTTGAAAAGGCAACCTGTTCATGAAGCTGTTCCTTGAGTTCCATTATATCGTCGTTAATAACTTCCTCTCCCTCTGTCAGATCAGGCTGCAACAAGGCAAGTGAGATACCCAGAAACATGATTAAAAAAGATAATATGCCATAGAGTAAATGACAAATGTAATTTCAAAGATTTGAAGTGAAAGGGTACCAGTATCTCTGGAGATAAGCCAATACTCTGAAGCTCCAAGAGGATCTTGTCATTTACAGACATTGACTGATACTGGCAGTCAGATGGAGGAAAGCCAGCAGTTTCCATATCTCGAGATTGTAGTTGACCGAAATTATTCGAACTTATTTCACCAACATGCACCACATCAGAATGTAAAAGATCATAGTCTCCATGATACTGCTCATTGCTGTGTAAAGAACTTGAATATCCACGATTCCTTAATGTGTTAGTTGCAGCACTACTATCACAAGAAAGTCTGTCCATCAAGCAGTTTTTCTGCGACTGAAAACCAAGATTTGACTCTACCTCACTTTCAATTCTATCCTTATCTTTGGATTCAATGTCAATTTGGTTACATGAGCCACAATGAGAATCATCACTAGCATATTGCAAATAGGTGATTTTTCCTTCACTCTGGTGAAAAAAATCATCACCTTCATCTTCTTCTATCAAAGCAGAAAGAACCCTTTGGTACAATGGAGTGACCTTATCAAACCTTCTCCTGTCAGATTTTCCACACACAGCATCGAATCTGTTCGCAGAACAATTTTCAAATCCCTCATCGGAAACACCCTGAGAATATGAACAAATAGTCAGTATTGTACAGCTGATATGACTTGCACTAAAACCATTTTCCTTAAATTTTCATTAAGATAGAAAAAATGATATTGATAATACAAGTCTTGAAACATCCATACATGTCAAATTATACTTGTCTTACATTATAGTACAGCAGAAAAAAGACGaatgagagaagaaaagaaagacaGCACATGTATTTAGGTGTAGTCAATACCAAAACTTTGAATTCATCGACAAACATTGGGGACAAactcttctcaagctcctcggcAACACTTAGCTGAAAAAATATCCAGAAAGAATAAATTATGTCTCAAACTGAACGCctttccaaaataaaaaataaaaaagtgggGACTCGGGATCATCTCATCCCAGTCAGTACCTCTTGCTTCAAGTAGGATGCATCTTCTGAGCTTATAGATGCAAAAATGCATTCTATGTTCTTCCAAAATGCACTAGAACAGGCAAGAGCTACAAAAAATATGAAAGTGTAAATAACTGCAGCAGATATGTTGCTTTCCTGAATAATCATACTATGCATATAGTTCAGAGGCATACTGCTAGAATTACGAGCGTATTTGGCAGCTGAATAAAGTTCTTCATGATCATCATCAGATTCACCTGGAAAACAACATACTAGCATGTTAGAATAGGGAAAAAAACATGTACACCAACATTTTAAACAGTTATTTTAACAACCACGAAAAGAACCAATCTGCGTGAACTGCCATGCACCAGATGTGCCAGaagaaattataaattaaaaaaaatataaggtGTTCATCAAAGTGAGCAAATCAAAAGAATAAACAGTATAGCAAAATGATTTCTACTGAAATacaaataataaaaacataagaaaataaaacaacattgaCAAGTTCCTCCATTCTTGACCAGTAAACCGACAGTTTTAAAGAAGTCTATAATGCCACATAAAAAAGGCAGCTCAATTCTAGTAAGCCataaaatataatacttaaaGTCAATAGTGCAAAATAATGAAGTTTTGTTGCAGCATTTTTTGTGGCTTTGCTACTCCATGATAATTCTTTCCTACCTGTGCAATCTGAGCTGCCATTAGATAGCATTGGTCGAAGACGAGTCAGATTCTTGCGCTCTTTCAGCTTTTTTGACGGTGGACGGCCTGTTTTACTGAAAGATCAAGAAACAAACAGGAAAGTTACAGTGAGTACACATGCCATAATTACCCATAGCTACTCAATCAGTGGGAGGGAGGAAATACCTTCTATTTTTATCAGGAGAGAGCATCACATCTTGATTTGGCTCTGTTGCTAGTATCTTCTTAGACTTCTCCTTCACTGGAGGAATTCCTGGTCTTGACAAGGATGGTCCTCTTCCATTTCTTCCGGGTCTTTGCATACCATATCCACCTTCATTAACTAGAAGTTTATTCTTCTTCATAGGCAATACAAAACCTCCAACTTTATGAGAGGTGGTCAATGAAGCTTCCCCACTGTTAATTTTCCTCTCTTTTAACATATTTTCCCCAGCTCCTGATTCTTCACTTTCAGATAACCCATATAATGATGTGGCATTCTCAGTTTCACTTTTAAATTTTGGGCTAGTATTATCTACATCACTCACCAGCACAGATCCAGTAGTTCCAACAGAGGAAGTTCTTGCAATAAACTCAGAAGTACCAAAGCCTTGAGATGAAATCTGAGTTTCAACATGGGTGGAAACAGGAGAAACTAAATTTGTTCGCCTTGCACGCGAATTTTTATGTGGTCTCTGACCACCCCACTGAGTCATAGGATGTATAGGTGAACCTATAGATACCTGGCGTTTCTGATTAACAGCAATACCCGACACTGCAGCTTTACTTAAAACAGTTGGCTGTTCACATCCTTGGAAAGTTCCAGATGGTCGAGCACTGGGAGATGAATCTAGAGCCATTACAGAACTAATCCGTTGTACCTTGGAAACCTTTCCTTTCGGAACTGGACTAGGACTGGCTACAGAGTTATTTTGTTGCATGTTGGGCCTGATAAACAGAACAGCAAACAATTTATCAACCTAATTGCAATTACTGGGAAAAACAAATTGTAATACAAGGAACACAAGCATTATTTAACAGCCTTTAACAATAAAAGGTTCAATTCAACCAAACACAGCCCATCTACtgttataatgataataataaataaggAAAAGAATGTCATACTTGTTGCTTCCTTTAATCAAACTGTTCTGCTGCTCTAAAACGGGCATACGATCCCTTGAAAGTGTGGTACTCTCGTGCTCACTCTTGTGAACTGTACTGGAATCTGAATTACTGGGCTCATATGAGTTATCTAACTTGTTGATTCCACCAACTCCAGCCGAAGATTTCAATCTGCAGTTTACAGAACTTCATGAGTTTTTCCTTCATTTACACCATtcgaataattaattttgaaaatgtaAACTATTAAAGGTATGTAAACTTTATATGTTCTCAAATTGAAGTCAAACATGTTTTATATATGTAACTTATAAAGTATCAGAAAATTTTATTGATTGAAAATGAGATTACAGAAAGAAGGATAAGATATCTTTCCAAAGAAAACTATAATAAAATCaccacaaaaacaaaacaaagaatctacccagaaaatattaattttaccaTTCAAGAGAAACTAACCTAGGAAGGAAAAAAATGAATTCCTGAggattttattttatcttgtttgGATTCTCTAACCAAAAATGAgcgttcttttcttttcttttttttaaaatatgggaGTTCAATTTAGTGTCATATTATAAAATTTagaaattttataaattaattcaaaatgagaaaatattaaatatatataataatgtttAAGAAAATATCACATCTTTTTCTTACTTTTGTCTATTATAAATTTTTTCCTTATTCCAAACAAAGCCTTAGGAAAGGGAAAAATTATTTTCCTTTCCCACAGAAGCCCAAAGAGAAGCCAAATTTTCTCACGGAGACAACTGCATCCAATTATTTTCCTTCTAAGATCCGACTCTCTTTCCAGTAAAATAA contains the following coding sequences:
- the LOC133789279 gene encoding uncharacterized protein LOC133789279, giving the protein MLSSGNNLSRSTAASSNVPPLPQCLPLEPISLGNPKYPRPGELRRALGVPSTSENHSFGASHPKAPAPVGKDEIKHLKETVQDASKKARDRVKMFDDSLFKLDKYKEALTSKKRQRSDLLSSERSSGINLIKGGSQIHRTSHDTMVQRMEDRAKNGLLNKRIRTSVADQRADSRSSITSRQQMFADKDGTLQPVSGSSGRIEEKTRRLLAGGEGLDQKIKKKRSVGSVGSRLINADRDIKRAAHSKLTAEAKLRSCDTHGFRLKSSAGVGGINKLDNSYEPSNSDSSTVHKSEHESTTLSRDRMPVLEQQNSLIKGSNKPNMQQNNSVASPSPVPKGKVSKVQRISSVMALDSSPSARPSGTFQGCEQPTVLSKAAVSGIAVNQKRQVSIGSPIHPMTQWGGQRPHKNSRARRTNLVSPVSTHVETQISSQGFGTSEFIARTSSVGTTGSVLVSDVDNTSPKFKSETENATSLYGLSESEESGAGENMLKERKINSGEASLTTSHKVGGFVLPMKKNKLLVNEGGYGMQRPGRNGRGPSLSRPGIPPVKEKSKKILATEPNQDVMLSPDKNRSKTGRPPSKKLKERKNLTRLRPMLSNGSSDCTGESDDDHEELYSAAKYARNSSTLACSSAFWKNIECIFASISSEDASYLKQELSVAEELEKSLSPMFVDEFKVLGVSDEGFENCSANRFDAVCGKSDRRRFDKVTPLYQRVLSALIEEDEGDDFFHQSEGKITYLQYASDDSHCGSCNQIDIESKDKDRIESEVESNLGFQSQKNCLMDRLSCDSSAATNTLRNRGYSSSLHSNEQYHGDYDLLHSDVVHVGEISSNNFGQLQSRDMETAGFPPSDCQYQSMSVNDKILLELQSIGLSPEILPDLTEGEEVINDDIMELKEQLHEQVARKKRNMGIIDKAVQKGRDVERRKIEQVAMDKLIEMAYRKRTAFRGNNASKGAVRKVPKQVASAFVKRTLNRCLNFEEHGKSCFSDPALQGVLFSSPLSNNDTKSVECIGSGTASNTCNEVSYQPEARGAGGVSCAFERHESHSDNLDRGSSEGLPTGIHSSERASYNHGFTPNRVKKREALIDDVVGSASSRVTSAFDCTIPEVKGKRSDRDNLRTSSLSGGGRSSLDSSQTERKTKTKLKQKNNTQNGRFMESTDPSGGSSQSMINGNRKNESTLPRNTSKDPVEPAVFPNLQLNEIDPMEELEVSRDLGGNQDLSTWLNFEEDGLMDHDSIGLEIPMDDLAELQFI